The Thermosynechococcus sp. genome has a segment encoding these proteins:
- a CDS encoding M23 family metallopeptidase: MHWQRISLALSIALGTTVAIPQLSQPSQNTSTGTLRWSDASFPVENFQGYTSPFGYRRSPTGEPTTEFHNGLDFAAPQGSYIRNWWAGQVVEVSDHTVCGTLVRIQSGAWEHVYCHMMGRVEQTPQGRAMVDRAGGILILERQQVPTGARIGRVGMTGRTTGPHLHWTLRYRGQLINPAVVLQAMYGSQAQR; encoded by the coding sequence ATGCATTGGCAGCGAATCAGTCTGGCACTCTCGATCGCCTTGGGGACCACGGTTGCAATTCCCCAACTGAGCCAACCCTCCCAAAATACAAGTACAGGGACACTCCGCTGGAGTGATGCTTCATTTCCTGTGGAAAATTTCCAAGGCTATACCTCTCCCTTCGGCTACCGGCGATCGCCCACGGGGGAACCCACCACCGAATTTCACAATGGCCTTGATTTTGCAGCGCCCCAAGGGAGCTATATCCGCAATTGGTGGGCCGGGCAAGTAGTTGAAGTGTCCGATCACACCGTCTGTGGCACACTGGTACGGATTCAATCGGGAGCTTGGGAACACGTTTACTGCCACATGATGGGGCGGGTTGAGCAGACCCCCCAAGGACGAGCCATGGTTGATCGCGCGGGTGGCATTTTAATCCTAGAGAGGCAACAAGTACCCACGGGGGCACGTATTGGTCGAGTGGGCATGACGGGGCGCACCACCGGACCCCACCTTCACTGGACGCTCCGCTACCGCGGGCAATTGATCAATCCTGCCGTGGTTTTGCAAGCCATGTATGGCAGCCAAGCTCAGCGGTAA
- a CDS encoding DMT family transporter, which translates to MSVNRPPPWQIDLVLGLGVLAVSTAAVLVRWGMTSLPTYSLGTTVGFSIFLASGRLGLAALFLTPQLSTWPWPDATRYNLRWAVAAGVALAAHFSLWFTSLNYTSVAASTTLVTTTPIWSALEGYLCQRQPFKPRTWLGMAIALGGSALIGMAEPTSAGARNPLLGNGLAIAAAWAVSAYFICGQAAQKAGLAIHHYALVAYATAAVGLLPLPPLLGLAYTGWPLKLYGAIVLLALIPQLLGHTSLNWCLRWLSPTGVTLLGLAEPIVASLFALLLFGEVPTTAVIMGGALVLVGLSLALWPSP; encoded by the coding sequence ATGTCGGTCAATAGGCCGCCCCCCTGGCAAATTGACCTTGTGCTTGGCCTAGGGGTATTGGCGGTTTCTACGGCTGCTGTCCTGGTGCGTTGGGGAATGACTAGTTTACCTACCTATTCCCTAGGCACAACTGTGGGGTTTAGCATCTTCTTGGCCAGTGGTCGCCTGGGGTTGGCTGCCCTCTTTTTAACCCCGCAACTCTCCACTTGGCCGTGGCCAGATGCCACTCGCTACAATCTGCGTTGGGCAGTGGCTGCTGGGGTTGCCCTGGCGGCGCACTTTAGCCTTTGGTTTACCTCGCTGAATTACACATCGGTGGCCGCCTCGACAACATTGGTGACCACAACCCCCATTTGGTCGGCGCTCGAGGGGTACCTTTGCCAGCGGCAACCCTTCAAACCCCGTACTTGGCTAGGCATGGCGATCGCCCTTGGTGGCAGTGCTCTAATTGGCATGGCAGAACCGACGAGTGCTGGGGCCAGGAATCCCCTACTGGGAAATGGGCTAGCGATCGCGGCGGCCTGGGCGGTCAGTGCCTACTTTATTTGTGGTCAAGCTGCCCAAAAAGCCGGTCTGGCAATTCACCACTACGCCCTTGTTGCCTATGCCACTGCTGCGGTGGGGCTCCTACCCCTGCCGCCTCTCCTGGGCCTTGCCTACACAGGTTGGCCACTAAAGCTCTATGGCGCTATTGTCTTGCTGGCGTTGATTCCGCAGTTGCTGGGGCACACCAGTCTCAATTGGTGCCTGCGTTGGCTCTCCCCCACAGGGGTAACCCTTCTAGGGTTGGCAGAACCCATTGTTGCGAGTCTCTTTGCTTTGCTGCTGTTTGGTGAAGTGCCGACAACGGCAGTGATCATGGGGGGCGCTCTTGTGCTGGTGGGTTTAAGCCTGGCCCTGTGGCCAAGTCCTTAG
- a CDS encoding ABC transporter ATP-binding protein, with protein sequence MSLAAVIMTNLAIATTNLTKVYRSGHQETPVLQGINLQIQAGHIHLLMGPSGSGKTTLLSILAGILAPTSGQVVVLGQEITQLSKAALAKFRLQNIGFIFQSFNLFPALTALENVEIALNLKGIKGKTAKEQAAALLEAVGLGDRLDFLPANLSGGQKQRVAIARALAGEPKIIFADEPTASLDSQNGQQVIKILDKLAKENNCTVLIVTHDPRITAIADRITKIEDGKISNS encoded by the coding sequence ATGAGCCTGGCCGCTGTGATTATGACTAACCTGGCGATCGCCACCACCAATCTAACCAAGGTTTATCGTTCTGGTCATCAGGAGACCCCTGTGCTTCAGGGAATTAATCTGCAAATCCAAGCCGGTCATATCCATCTGCTAATGGGACCTTCGGGGTCGGGGAAAACCACTCTGCTCTCGATTTTGGCCGGCATTCTTGCCCCCACCAGTGGTCAAGTGGTTGTCTTAGGCCAAGAGATAACCCAACTATCCAAGGCTGCACTGGCAAAATTTCGCCTGCAAAATATTGGTTTTATCTTTCAGAGTTTTAATCTTTTCCCTGCCTTGACCGCACTGGAAAATGTTGAAATTGCCCTCAATCTTAAGGGCATTAAAGGCAAAACAGCGAAGGAACAGGCAGCAGCGCTTCTCGAGGCAGTTGGTTTGGGCGATCGCCTCGACTTTCTGCCCGCCAACCTCTCCGGGGGGCAAAAACAACGGGTTGCCATTGCCCGTGCCTTGGCCGGTGAGCCAAAGATCATTTTTGCCGATGAACCCACGGCCTCCCTTGATTCCCAAAATGGCCAGCAGGTGATCAAGATTCTCGACAAGCTGGCCAAGGAAAACAACTGCACGGTATTGATTGTTACCCATGATCCGCGTATTACAGCCATTGCTGATCGCATCACCAAAATTGAGGATGGCAAAATCAGCAACAGTTAA
- a CDS encoding aspartate kinase, giving the protein MGLIVQKYGGTSVGSVERIQAVARRVKATVAAGHQVVVVVSAMGKTTDSLVQLAYAISDRPSQREMDMLLSTGEQVSIALLTMALHALGEPAISLTGAQVGIVTEPAHTRARILHIETQRLERHLKEGQVVVVAGFQGITADADFEVTTLGRGGSDTSAVALAAALRADCCEIYTDVPGILTTDPRLVPHAQLMREITCDEMLELASLGAKVLHPRAVEIARNYGVDLVVRSSWTDDPGTRVIAPSRPPRPVENLELGKPVDGVALDTDQAKVALLRVADRPGVAAQLFGELARQNLDVDLIIQSIHEGQTNDIAFTVQKRVLRQAEAIAVAFYPRLSPRVEETDVLVDADIAKVSITGAGMIGRPGVAAQMFSALAAAGINLQMISTSEVNVSCTVAAADAGRAIAVLSQTFDVEAATTVPQKPPAAPPVRGVALDPKQARIAIRDVPDRPGMAAAIFQTLADAAISVDMIIQSQRSRSLGGVMTRDIAFTVAAADAERATALLREVQAQLGYGDILVDTAIAKVSIVGVGMIHRPGIAAQMFAALARENINIQMIATSEIRVSCVVAESEGVRALRAVHTAFGLDGETPVVIPDVGQ; this is encoded by the coding sequence ATGGGACTGATTGTACAAAAGTATGGCGGCACGTCCGTCGGTAGTGTCGAGCGCATTCAAGCGGTAGCCCGCAGGGTCAAGGCCACTGTGGCAGCAGGACATCAGGTAGTGGTGGTGGTCTCGGCCATGGGCAAAACGACGGATAGCTTGGTGCAACTGGCCTATGCCATTAGCGATCGCCCCAGTCAGCGGGAAATGGATATGCTGCTTTCGACGGGGGAGCAAGTCTCGATCGCTCTATTGACGATGGCTCTCCATGCCTTGGGGGAACCCGCCATCTCCCTGACCGGCGCCCAAGTGGGCATTGTTACTGAACCGGCCCACACCCGCGCCCGCATTCTCCACATTGAGACCCAGCGCCTCGAACGGCACCTCAAGGAAGGACAAGTGGTGGTTGTGGCCGGTTTTCAAGGAATTACCGCCGATGCAGATTTTGAAGTCACCACCCTTGGGCGTGGCGGGTCGGATACCTCAGCTGTGGCTTTGGCGGCTGCCCTACGGGCGGATTGCTGTGAAATTTACACCGATGTCCCTGGTATTTTGACCACAGATCCGCGACTAGTGCCCCATGCCCAACTCATGAGGGAAATTACTTGCGATGAAATGCTAGAGTTGGCCAGCTTAGGGGCAAAGGTCTTGCACCCCCGCGCAGTGGAGATTGCCCGCAACTATGGGGTGGATTTGGTGGTGCGCTCCAGTTGGACGGATGATCCTGGTACTCGCGTCATCGCACCATCGCGACCGCCGCGTCCTGTGGAAAACCTTGAGCTGGGCAAGCCTGTGGATGGTGTAGCGCTGGACACCGATCAGGCAAAGGTGGCCCTGCTGCGGGTGGCCGATCGCCCCGGTGTTGCGGCACAGCTTTTTGGCGAACTGGCACGGCAAAACCTGGATGTGGATTTGATTATCCAATCTATCCACGAAGGGCAAACGAATGATATTGCCTTCACAGTGCAAAAGAGGGTTCTGAGACAAGCCGAAGCCATTGCCGTGGCCTTTTATCCCCGCCTGAGTCCGCGGGTTGAAGAGACGGATGTGCTCGTGGATGCCGATATTGCCAAGGTAAGTATTACCGGTGCAGGGATGATTGGCCGACCGGGGGTGGCAGCTCAGATGTTTTCAGCCTTGGCGGCAGCGGGTATTAACCTGCAAATGATTTCCACCTCTGAAGTGAATGTCAGTTGTACAGTGGCCGCAGCGGATGCCGGTCGAGCCATTGCCGTCCTCTCCCAAACCTTTGATGTGGAAGCCGCCACCACTGTCCCCCAAAAGCCCCCCGCTGCCCCACCGGTGCGGGGCGTTGCCCTTGATCCCAAGCAGGCGCGGATTGCCATTCGGGATGTGCCCGATCGCCCGGGCATGGCGGCAGCGATTTTCCAGACCCTGGCGGATGCGGCCATTAGTGTCGATATGATTATCCAATCCCAGCGATCGCGCTCCCTGGGGGGGGTGATGACCCGCGACATTGCCTTTACGGTCGCCGCTGCCGATGCCGAGAGAGCCACCGCACTGCTCAGAGAAGTTCAGGCCCAATTGGGCTACGGTGACATCCTCGTCGATACCGCGATCGCCAAAGTGAGCATTGTCGGTGTAGGGATGATCCACCGGCCGGGGATTGCTGCCCAAATGTTTGCTGCCCTGGCCCGCGAAAACATCAACATTCAAATGATTGCCACCTCGGAAATTCGCGTCAGTTGTGTCGTAGCAGAATCAGAGGGGGTGCGGGCGCTGCGGGCGGTGCATACGGCCTTTGGCCTAGATGGTGAGACGCCCGTCGTCATTCCCGATGTCGGTCAATAG
- the prmC gene encoding peptide chain release factor N(5)-glutamine methyltransferase gives MSGEVLQGWWHWAQGIIPASERQSGLQELKQFLRAFTVLSPLEITLRRFPPQIHLKLPLTELQERWQRRWQERVPLQYLIGVAHWHDLELVVTPSVLIPRPETEELLEVVAATVPPWQQQGHWLDLGTGSGAIAIGLARLFPTALIHAVDCSPEALEVAQVNIQKYALGDRVRCYVGNWFDPIVPLQGQVQGIVSNPPYIPTSLVATLQPEVQYHEPLLALDGGTDGLQAIRQILETAPEYLQRQGWLFIELMATQGEAVAALARATQAYERVEILRDLSGHDRFLLAQTP, from the coding sequence GTGAGTGGTGAGGTGCTCCAGGGATGGTGGCACTGGGCTCAGGGGATCATTCCCGCTTCGGAGCGCCAGAGTGGCCTGCAGGAGTTAAAACAATTTCTCAGGGCCTTTACAGTGCTGAGTCCCCTTGAAATCACACTGCGCCGCTTCCCGCCCCAGATTCATCTGAAACTTCCCCTTACAGAACTGCAAGAGCGCTGGCAACGCCGCTGGCAAGAGCGAGTCCCCCTGCAATATCTGATTGGTGTGGCCCACTGGCATGATCTCGAATTAGTCGTTACCCCCAGCGTCCTGATTCCTCGGCCAGAAACCGAGGAGTTACTTGAAGTAGTGGCGGCAACGGTACCCCCTTGGCAACAGCAGGGGCATTGGCTGGATTTGGGTACAGGGAGTGGCGCGATCGCCATTGGGTTGGCGCGGTTATTTCCGACAGCGCTGATTCATGCCGTAGATTGTAGTCCTGAGGCCCTAGAGGTCGCGCAAGTTAATATTCAAAAGTACGCTTTGGGCGATCGCGTGCGGTGCTACGTCGGCAATTGGTTTGACCCCATTGTACCTCTGCAAGGGCAAGTGCAGGGGATTGTCAGTAATCCCCCCTATATTCCCACCAGCCTAGTGGCCACCCTCCAACCGGAGGTGCAGTACCATGAGCCCCTCCTTGCCCTCGATGGCGGCACCGATGGCTTGCAGGCCATTCGTCAGATTCTTGAGACGGCGCCAGAGTATTTGCAACGTCAAGGCTGGCTCTTTATTGAATTGATGGCCACCCAAGGGGAAGCAGTGGCAGCGTTGGCAAGGGCCACCCAAGCCTATGAACGGGTGGAAATCCTGCGAGATCTCAGTGGCCACGATCGCTTTTTGCTTGCTCAAACCCCTTAG
- the purD gene encoding phosphoribosylamine--glycine ligase produces the protein MKVVVVGSGGREHAIAWKLLDSPRVTQVYCLPGNGGTACLERCENVAIEASDLTGIGEFAKETNADLVVVGPEAPLAAGLGDRLQELNIPVFGPVQAGAQIEASKAWAKALMQSAGIPTAKAAVFDTYEAACRYVQAQGTPIVIKADGLAAGKGVTVAATETEAIAALERIFGGEFGVAGQKVVIESVLEGQEVSVLAVTDGKTILPLLPAQDHKRIGEGDTGPNTGGMGVYAPVPWVTPALMQRIQRTILEPALGALQDRGIHYCGVLYAGLMVTPAGDPYVVEFNCRFGDPETQVVLPLLETPLIDVILACVEGRLASLGALQWRNEVALCVVMAAAGYPGSYRTGDVIQGIPEAMAQGVLVFHGGTRWQEGQWYTNGGRVLNITALAPDFTTAQARAYAAVNVIEFANCYYRRDIGYRILESSAHRGE, from the coding sequence GTGAAGGTCGTTGTCGTTGGCAGTGGTGGGCGAGAGCACGCGATCGCTTGGAAATTGCTCGATTCCCCTCGCGTGACCCAGGTTTACTGTTTGCCAGGGAATGGGGGCACAGCCTGCTTAGAGCGGTGTGAGAATGTTGCCATTGAAGCCAGCGACCTCACCGGCATTGGTGAATTTGCCAAAGAGACTAACGCTGATCTGGTAGTCGTTGGCCCAGAGGCACCCCTGGCGGCTGGTTTAGGCGATCGCCTGCAGGAGTTAAACATTCCCGTCTTTGGACCCGTACAGGCAGGGGCCCAAATTGAGGCCAGCAAAGCCTGGGCCAAAGCCCTGATGCAGTCTGCTGGCATTCCTACGGCCAAGGCAGCGGTGTTTGACACTTATGAGGCCGCCTGCCGTTATGTTCAAGCCCAAGGCACCCCCATTGTCATTAAGGCCGATGGTTTAGCAGCGGGTAAAGGAGTGACGGTAGCAGCCACAGAGACAGAGGCGATCGCGGCCCTCGAGCGAATCTTTGGGGGCGAATTTGGTGTTGCTGGTCAAAAGGTGGTCATTGAATCAGTGCTGGAGGGGCAAGAGGTCTCCGTACTCGCTGTTACAGATGGCAAAACAATTCTGCCGCTGTTGCCTGCCCAAGACCATAAGCGCATTGGCGAAGGGGATACCGGTCCGAATACCGGGGGAATGGGGGTCTATGCCCCTGTACCTTGGGTGACACCAGCGCTCATGCAACGGATTCAAAGGACGATTCTCGAACCTGCCCTTGGGGCTTTACAGGATCGGGGCATCCACTACTGCGGGGTGCTCTATGCGGGTCTGATGGTGACGCCCGCAGGGGATCCCTACGTGGTGGAGTTTAACTGTCGCTTTGGCGATCCCGAAACCCAAGTGGTGCTGCCCCTTTTGGAAACCCCCTTGATTGATGTAATCCTGGCCTGTGTTGAGGGACGCTTAGCCAGCTTGGGAGCCTTGCAATGGCGCAATGAAGTGGCGCTATGCGTTGTCATGGCCGCAGCAGGTTATCCGGGCAGTTACCGCACAGGGGATGTGATTCAAGGGATTCCAGAAGCAATGGCCCAGGGAGTTCTTGTCTTCCATGGGGGTACCCGTTGGCAGGAGGGGCAGTGGTACACCAATGGTGGGCGGGTTCTCAACATCACTGCCTTAGCCCCTGATTTTACCACGGCTCAAGCCCGGGCCTACGCGGCGGTTAATGTCATTGAATTTGCCAACTGCTACTATCGTCGTGACATTGGCTACCGTATTCTGGAATCATCGGCCCACAGAGGTGAATAG
- a CDS encoding TRC40/GET3/ArsA family transport-energizing ATPase: MRVILMTGKGGVGKTSVAAATGLRCAELGYKTLVLSTDPAHSLADSFDMELGHVPVPVAENLWGAELDALMELEDNWGAVKRYITQVLQARGLEGVQAEELAILPGMDEIFALVRMKRHYDEGQYDVLIIDSAPTGTALRLLSLPEVSGWYMRRFYKPLQRMSVALRPIVEPIFKPLVGFSLPDQEVMDAPYEFYEQIEALEKVLTDNMQTSVRLVTNPEKMVIKESLRAHAYLSLYNVATDLVVANRILPETVHDPFFTRWKEAQQRYRQEIHDNFRPLPVKEVPLFAEELCGLAALHRLKETLYGDEDPAQVYYHEQTIRVVPSDGQYSLELYLPGVPKEKIELNKTADELNIRIGNHRRNMVLPQGLAALQPVGAKMEADYLKIRFASATNG, encoded by the coding sequence ATGCGCGTAATTTTAATGACTGGCAAAGGTGGCGTTGGCAAAACCTCAGTGGCGGCGGCGACGGGGCTACGCTGTGCTGAGTTGGGCTATAAAACCTTGGTCCTGAGTACCGATCCCGCCCACTCCCTTGCCGATAGTTTTGACATGGAACTGGGGCATGTGCCAGTGCCCGTTGCCGAAAATCTCTGGGGTGCCGAACTAGATGCCCTCATGGAACTGGAGGACAACTGGGGAGCCGTCAAGCGCTACATTACCCAAGTGTTGCAGGCGCGGGGGTTAGAAGGGGTTCAGGCGGAGGAATTGGCCATCTTGCCGGGGATGGATGAAATTTTTGCCCTTGTGCGTATGAAGCGCCACTACGACGAAGGTCAATACGATGTCCTCATCATTGACTCTGCCCCCACAGGCACGGCACTGCGGCTGTTGAGCCTGCCCGAGGTGAGCGGCTGGTATATGCGCCGCTTCTACAAACCCTTACAGCGGATGTCCGTGGCCTTGCGACCAATTGTGGAGCCAATTTTCAAGCCCTTGGTAGGGTTCTCTTTGCCCGATCAAGAGGTCATGGATGCGCCCTATGAATTCTATGAGCAGATTGAAGCCCTTGAAAAAGTTCTCACCGACAACATGCAAACCTCCGTGCGCTTGGTGACCAATCCAGAAAAGATGGTGATCAAGGAATCCCTGCGTGCCCATGCCTATCTCAGCCTCTACAATGTGGCTACGGATTTAGTGGTGGCCAACCGCATTTTGCCAGAGACCGTGCATGATCCCTTCTTTACCCGCTGGAAAGAAGCCCAGCAACGGTATCGCCAAGAGATTCACGACAATTTTCGCCCCCTGCCTGTCAAGGAAGTCCCCCTGTTTGCTGAGGAACTCTGTGGTTTAGCAGCACTGCATCGCCTGAAGGAAACCCTCTATGGTGATGAGGATCCAGCTCAGGTTTATTACCACGAGCAAACAATTCGGGTGGTGCCCAGCGATGGCCAGTACAGCCTCGAACTGTATCTACCGGGGGTCCCCAAGGAAAAAATTGAACTGAACAAGACGGCGGATGAGTTGAATATTCGCATTGGCAACCATCGTCGCAATATGGTGCTCCCCCAAGGGTTGGCGGCGCTGCAACCGGTGGGCGCGAAAATGGAGGCGGACTACCTGAAAATCCGCTTTGCTAGTGCCACCAATGGCTAA
- a CDS encoding DUF3493 domain-containing protein, translated as MAAQEPKQQVEVTQSTLRDRLRAEAAAPYRGLRHVFYAVFAASGLMGAFILGLKGLAGTAGDDVAWNLALQIGVVALMVALWRWDRG; from the coding sequence ATGGCTGCTCAGGAACCCAAGCAACAGGTTGAAGTGACTCAGTCAACCCTGCGCGATCGCCTGCGCGCTGAGGCAGCAGCGCCCTACCGGGGACTGCGGCATGTTTTCTATGCTGTTTTTGCCGCTTCCGGCCTCATGGGTGCCTTTATCCTTGGCCTCAAGGGATTGGCGGGCACCGCAGGTGACGATGTGGCGTGGAATCTGGCATTACAAATTGGAGTGGTTGCCCTAATGGTTGCCCTCTGGCGTTGGGATCGCGGCTAA
- a CDS encoding DUF3082 domain-containing protein yields MTLLPSKTNPLHCLTGALIAGTLGLLLYRLTGAIAYLFASHAVSTHNQLVYSLAVAVRTLVVGLCTLATGVFSIIALGLVALTLQLLWERWVQREQA; encoded by the coding sequence ATGACCCTTCTTCCTTCCAAAACTAACCCATTACACTGTTTAACCGGCGCATTAATTGCTGGTACCCTTGGGCTTCTCCTCTATCGGCTCACAGGGGCGATCGCCTACCTCTTTGCTAGCCATGCCGTCAGTACTCACAATCAACTGGTTTATAGCTTGGCAGTCGCCGTGCGCACCCTTGTGGTCGGCTTGTGTACCCTGGCAACGGGTGTCTTTAGCATTATTGCGCTGGGGCTAGTGGCTCTGACGCTGCAACTCCTTTGGGAACGCTGGGTACAACGGGAGCAAGCTTAA